One genomic window of Centroberyx gerrardi isolate f3 chromosome 15, fCenGer3.hap1.cur.20231027, whole genome shotgun sequence includes the following:
- the tnfaip3 gene encoding tumor necrosis factor alpha-induced protein 3 produces MSQGQNFLPKFLFVSNLLKAVKIRQRVPNDVVKPAASGGLMHHLRGMHRYTLEMIAMNHFPQAFREVVQAAILDRAMQASLEQEKKLNWCREVKKMVPLRTNGDGNCLLHAASQYMLGVQDTDLVLRKALHGVLKETDTGSFRARFQAELLQSQEFTQTGLRYTTMNWEEEWEKIVKMASPVSSSNGLQYDSLEDIHIFILSNILRRPIIVIADQVVRSMKSGSSFSPLNVGGIYLPLQWPPTECYKYPIVLGYDSQHFAPLITIKDSGPEIRAVPLINPGRGGFEELKVHFLMEKEQQQKDRLLKDYLLLMEIPVIGLGYDATRIINAARLDEGNLPEDMNLMEDYLQLVNHEYQRWQEDKEQAWAAQPQRPPPFSVSQLSLIEIRCATPRCTFYVSVDTQPHCHECFEKRQATTGGGARIEGVVQTKGGGVQGGVGVIGGSETEVSSRGARSSSPPSSSSGRGAALSSPRSAPPTAPSLSLYSETHAMKCKTPGCLFTLSVEHDGLCERCFNSRQTHGPPGAGTAATGLPGPNGGPVVPHPAQGPGWAQWGGREAETERCSMCRQEAFRIFNGLCPPCMQRQQAPERGEPQQSNPRTEASSSAWSQARDAERPCLTLTPGHTSAWQAPLARPCKRSGCQFFGTPEKLGFCTICYVDYQTNHHLTPPPAPVQSRHGSEAGFQNATRCRGTGCGAVGKAMLEGYCNKCYVKEQSARLNQAAHRTPHSPPLVMRDRAAKPRSSQQSQTQTQTQCRRSGCSNVSPGCTDLCPECHTRGQGREGGRRAQAPKEKSKQRCRTQGCDHYANQEKQGYCNECDHFKQIYRG; encoded by the exons ATGTCGCAGGGCCAGAACTTCCTCCCCAAGTTCCTGTTCGTCTCCAACCTGCTGAAGGCGGTGAAGATCCGCCAGCGCGTGCCCAACGACGTGGTGAAGCCGGCGGCCAGCGGCGGCCTGATGCACCACCTGCGCGGAATGCACCGATACACGCTGGAGATGATCGCCATGAACCACTTCCCGCAGGCCTTCAGGGAGGTGGTGCAGGCCGCCATCCTGGACCGCGCCATGCAGGCCTCCTTGGAGCAGGAGAAGAAGCTCAACTGGTGCCGCGAGGTGAAGAAGATGGTGCCCTTACGCACCAACG GAGACGGGAACTGCTTGCTCCATGCGGCCTCCCAGTACATGCTGGGGGTTCAGGACACAGACCTGGTGCTGAGGAAAGCCCTCCATGGCGTTTTGAAGGAGACGGACACCGGCAGCTTCAGAGCTCGCTTCCaggcagagctgctccagtCCCAGGAGTTCACCCAGACCGGACTCCGATACACCACCATG aactgggaggaggagtgggaaaAGATTGTGAAGATGGCGTCTCCCGTTTCCAGTAGCAACGGCCTCCAGTATGACTCTCTAGAGGACATCCACATCTTCATCCTCTCCAACATCCTCCGCAGACCCATCATCGTCATCGCAG ACCAGGTGGTGAGGAGTATGAAGTCTggctcctccttctctcctctgaaTGTGGGTGGGATCTATCTGCCGCTCCAATGGCCGCCTACTGAGTGCTACAAATACCCCATAGTGCTGGGCTACGACTCCCAGCACTTTGCCCCCCTCATCACCATCAAAGACAGTGGGCCAG AAATCCGAGCAGTACCGCTGATCAACCCGGGCCGGGGGGGCTTCGAGGAGCTGAAGGTTCACTTCCTGATGGAGAaggaacagcagcagaaagacaGGCTCCTGAAAGACTACCTACTACTGATGGAGATCCCAGTCATAGGCCTGGGCTATGACGCCACACGCATCATCAACGCTGCACG GCTGGACGAGGGCAACCTCCCTGAAGACATGAATCTGATGGAGGACTACCTGCAGCTGGTCAACCATGAGTACCAGCGCTGGCAGGAGGACAAGGAGCAGGCGTGGGCCGCCCAGCCCCAGCGCCCGCCGCCCTTCTCCGTCTCCCAGCTCTCCCTCATTGAGATCCGCTGCGCCACGCCACGCTGCACCTTCTATGTCTCTGTGGACACGCAGCCACACTGCCATGAGTGCTTTGAGAAGAGGCAGGCGACTACCGGTGGAGGAGCGAGGATAGAAGGGGTGGTGCAGACGAAGGGAGGAGGTGTACAAGGTGGAGTGGGGGTGATCGGGGGATCAGAGACTGAGGTGAGCTCCCGGGGAGCCCGAAGCAgcagccccccctcctcctcctccgggaGGGGGGCGGCGTTATCCAGTCCCCGCTCTGCCCCGCCCACCGCTCCCAGCCTCAGCCTGTACAGTGAGACTCACGCCATGAAGTGCAAGACGCCCGGCTGCCTCTTCACCCTCAGTGTTGAGCATGATGGACTTTGTGAACGCTGCTTCAACTCCAGGCAGACCCACGGACCCCCTGGAGCTGGGACGGCTGCCACAGGACTCCCAGGCCCCAACGGGGGGCCTGTAGTCCCCCACCCTGCCCAGGGCCCCGGCTGGGCCCAGTGGGGGGGCCGcgaggcagagacagagcgcTGCAGCATGTGCAGACAGGAGGCGTTCAGAATATTCAATGGCCTGTGTCCACCCTGCATGCAGAGACAGCAGGCTCCGGAGAGGGGAGAGCCGCAGCAGAGCAACCCTAGGACTGAGGCCTCGTCGTCAGCCTGGAGCCAGGCCAGGGACGCCGAGCGGCCGTGCCTCACCCTAACCCCGGGGCACACCTCAGCCTGGCAGGCTCCGCTGGCACGGCCCTGTAAAAGATCTGGGTGCCAGTTCTTTGGGACGCCAGAGAAGTTGGGTTTCTGCACTATTTGCTACGTAGACTATCAGACCAACCACC actTGACCCCTCCCCCAGCCCCAGTCCAGAGCCGGCATGGTTCGGAGGCAGGCTTCCAGAATGCCACGCGGTGTAGGGGGACTGGCTGTGGTGCGGTTGGCAAGGCAATGCTGGAGGGCTACTGCAACAAGTGCTACGTCAAAGAGCAAAGCGCACGGCTCAACCAAGCGGCACATCGCACACCACACTCCCCTCCTCTGGTTATG CGGGACAGAGCGGCCAAACCCAGATCGTCCCAGCAgtcccagacccagacccagacccagtgCCGGCGGAGTGGCTGCAGCAACGTGTCTCCGGGTTGCACGGACCTGTGCCCAGAGTGCCACACGCGCGGCCAgggcagggaggggggcaggCGGGCGCAGGCGCCCAAGGAAAAGTCCAAGCAGCGGTGCCGGACGCAGGGCTGCGACCACTACGCCAACCAAGAGAAACAGGGCTACTGCAACGAGTGTGACCACTTCAAACAGATCTACCGCGGCTGA